TGCGCCTTTTGCACAATATGATTCTAAAGTGTATCCGCTGGATTTAATGCAGGAAGTGATTGATCAATTAGCGTTGGATACAACCCAAACCATTTTGCTTTTTGGCGGTGGAAAAAAGGAAATAGAACTCTTAAATTCGCTTGCTGCTAATAAAGAAAATGTGATTGTAGTTGCGGGTAAAATTAAGTTTCAACAGGAACTGCAGCTCATCAGTAATCTGGATGTGATGCTTTCCATGGATTCCGGGAATGCTCATATTGCAGCCATGCTTGGCGTGAAAGTCATCACTCTTTGGGGCGCTACCCATCCTTTTGCCGGATTTTCACCATTTAATCAACCTTTGGAAAACGCTTTGGTTTCCGATAGAAATTTGTTTCCAAAATTACCGACTTCGGTGTATGGGAATAAAAAAGTGGAAGGTTATGAAGAAGTAATGCGAACGATTACCGTTGATGCAATTGTTAAGGCACTTTAGTTGCAGATTATAAATACGTGGCTGTTTAATTCGTTTTTTTAAGTTGGATATAATTTTCAGGTAATGCTAATTTTAACACTTAAATAACAAAAACGAATAAACATGTGGTGAGAAAAATACTATTTTTGATTTTGATACGTTCAACATAAACCGTAAAGTAAAGACTAAATAAAAATGTTTATTTATTAGTTCAACTTTTGGAAATACTTTGAAACGTTTCACTAACAAAAATATCAAACTATTTATGCCTAAAATTACAGTAACAATTGCAATTTTGTTGATTTTCTCCTTTTCTGCTTTTTCCCAAAAAAATAAACTTTCAGGTATTTTGACCGCTGGAAGTGAAAAAAAACCCATTTACAATTCAGTTGTTGCTTTATTAACGCCGGTAGACTCGGTTTTATATCAATTTACACGATCAGACAAAGCGGGTAAATTCATTCTCAATAATGTAAAACCTGGGAATTATATTGTAATGACGTCACACAGTCAATATGCAGATTATTTAGATGATATTACCGTGACTACTACTGATAAGGATTTAGGTAACATTGCTTTGATGAGTAAAATGGAACTGTTACGAGAAGTAGTGATAAAAACGGGTTCTATCAAAATTAAGGGCGACACCACAAGTTACAGGGCCAGTGATTTTAAGGTTGATGCCAATGCCAATGTTGAAGAATTACTAAAAAAATTGCCGGGAATACAAGTAGATAAAAATGGAACCATCAAAGCAATGGGCGAAACAGTAGAAAGAGTACTGGTTGATGGCGAAGAATTTTTTGGTGATGATCCTGGTATGGCTGTAAAAAATTTACGTGCCGATGCCATAAAAGAAGTACAAGTTTTTAATAAAAAAAGCGATCAAGCTGAGTTTACAGGAATAGATGATGGTGATACTAAAAAAACAATTAATCTGAAATTAAAGGAAGATAAAAAGAAAGGTTATTTTGGTAAGATAGATGGAGCAAACCAACCCGCTACGGACGCCGATTCCAGATACAACAGTAATATCATGGTGAGTAGTTTCAAAGGAAAAAGAAAGCTTTCGGCCTTTTTATTAAATGGGAACACGGGTCAAGATGGGTTAAGTTGGCAGGACAGTGATAAATTTGGAGCAGGAGACGGGAATGTAAGTATGAGCATGGACGATGATGGAAATGTAAATTACGAATGGACCGGCGGCGATAATGATGAAGAACCTTATGTCGATACTCAAAATGGTTTTATAAAAAACACTAATGCAGGATTGCAATACAGTAATAAATGGAACGACAAACATTCCTTAAATGTATCACCCAAATACAACAAACAAAGCTACCAAAACAATAGCAGCAGAAATACCCAAACCCAGGTAGGCGATACACAATTGAATGAAAATAGAGCAACTGCAAGTCATGTAAATAGAGATAATTTTAAACTTAATGCGGTTTATGATGTAAAAATAGATTCAGTAAATACCCTTAAATTTACCGCTAAAACAAATTTTTACAATACTGAAAGCGATGAATTTACGACCGGAAATACCACTGGAAGCGATGGTTTATTAAGGAACAAACAGGAACGATTATTTACCACAAAATCAGATAAGGAATCCTTGTCTGCGAGTGCTTTGTTTAAACATAAATTTGCTAAAGCCCGAAGAACACTTTCTATCAATAGTAGTTGGAGTACTTTGAATACGAATGCTGATAATTTTTTAAAATCGGCTAATGAGAGTTATGAAGGAGGCGTTTTTGCCTTTGGTAATGAGGTAGATCAAAATAAAATTGGTGATAAAACCAATCAAAATCTTGCTTTAAATGTGGCCTATACAGAGCCTATAGGAAAGAAATTTGCTTTGCAATTGTCCTATCAAATTACGCATAATACGGGCAACAGCAACTTTGTAACTTATGATTTTTCAGACCTGACAGGGAAGTATGATGTTGTAGTCGATTCGTTATCAAACCAATTCAAGCAAAGCATTACAACAAACAAACCCGTTCTGAAATTAAGTTACAATGCCAAAAAGATAAATTATAGTTTTGGTAGTGGCTTTGGTTTTACTTCATTTAATTTACAAGATCAAACTTTAAATAAGGAATACAATCGCAGTTTTACTAATTTTTTCCCAACTGCAAATTTTTCGTATAAATACAAAAGCAACAGTAATTTGCGAGTGAATTATCAAGGTGCTACAAGACAGCCTACTATTGACCAATTACAACCGCTGCGAAACAATCAAGATTTTTTCAACCAAGTGGTAGGAAATCCAGATTTAAAGCAATCTTTTACAAATAGCATCAGCGTTTCTAATAATAGTTACAGCATTTTGACCGAAACTAATTTTTATCAAAGCATTTCTTTTAGAACAACCTCAAATTTGATTTCCTTCAATAGAGATATTGACCCAGAAAGTGCAAAAACAATTACAACACCTATAAATACTAACGGTAACTTTTCAACTAATTTGTATATGGGTTATGGGTTTAAAGTCAAAAAAATAAACATGTATGTTAATCTTAGTCCCTCAGTAAATTACAATAAATCGGTTAATAGCATCAATAAGGAAATCAATAATTCTAATATATTAAGTTCTAATTTTTCGGTTTATTTGAGTAAATCCAAAGAAAAAAAATATGATATCAATCTAAGTAATACTTTCTCAAACAGCCGTAACAGTACCTCTCAAAACAATGAAGTAAAATCATTTAATACCAATAATCTAGGTTTAGATGTTGCCGTTTATTTTAGAGAAAAATGGAAATTATCCACAGATTATAATTTATATTCTCGTCAAAAAACGGTTGATTTTCAAACTAATCTTACCAATCAATTATGGAATGCCAGGTTCCAACGTACTTTTAAGAACGATGAGTTTACCGCTTATGTAATGGTGCGTGACATTTTGAATCAAAACATTGGAATCAATAGATTTGTTTATGAAAACACAATAGGCGAAGAGCGAAATGACAGACTCCGACGTTATGCTATGGTAGGTTTTACATGGAATTTTAAAAATAAAAATGGTTTAGAAAAAAAATAAACAATTTTTTAATCACTATTTGTAACGCTCCAAAGGTCAATTTTACAAAACAATTTTAAGCTATTACCTAATACACAACCTTATGAAATCAATATATCTTTACCTCACATTATTTATTTTTACTACAGGATCCTTTGCGCAGCAATTTGTTGACAAGGCTGTTATAGAATACGAAGTCAATACCAATCTCAAAAAAACAATGACTAACGACAGTTGGGATGAAATGATGAAAGAGAACTTATCCGACTTAAAAATATCGTATTACACTTATACTTTTGAAAACAATAAAAGTGTATTTAAGTTTGACAGATGGAGTCCTAAAACAAGGATACCCAAACATGAAAAAGAAGCTGATGAAGAAAACACTTGGTTTTTTGATTTTACGGCTCGAAAAATGAACATACAGAAGCAAATTGTAGGTACTAATTTTGTAATTGAAGATAGTATTCCCAACATTGATTGGAAAATCACAAATGAGCACAGAGAAATTGCGGGTTACAATTGCCGAAAAGCAGTAGGAAAAATATTTGATGACGTATATGTGTTTGCTTTTTATACTGATGATATTACCATTACGGGCGGTCCGTGTAGTATAAATGGTTTGCCGGGCATGATTTTAGGACTTTCAATTCCTAGACTGTATACGTCATACATAGCTACCAAAATTGATTTAAAAATTCAAGATAGCGCCATCATAAAACCTATTGTCGCAAAAAAAACCTATGATTTTATTGGACTGAAAACTTTAATTGAAGAGAAAACAAAGGACTGGTATACCTACGGAGAGGATAAAGAAGAAAACAAAAGACAAAAAAATATGTTCTTGTGGAATGCTTTTTTGTAAATGCTTTGACTGTAAAAAAAAGTGGAAGGTCATGAAGAGGCGATGTGAACAAAGTCTCCCGACTTTGTACTGCGTAAAATCCTAAATACGCATAGGATAATCGCAAAATTGCATAGGAGAATCGTGAATGTGCATGGCAATATCCTAAATGTGCATAGGAGAATCACAAAGTTGCATAGGAGAATCGTGAATGTGCATGGCAATATCGTAAAGTTGCATAGGAGAATCGTAAATGTGCATGGCAATATCGTGAATGTGCATAGGATAATCTTAACTACAGCCACAAGAATCTTAACTGCAGGTTCGAATATCGCAACTACGCATAGGAGAATCTTAACTACAGCCACAAGAATCGTAACTGCAGGCTCGAATATCGCAACTGCAGGTAGGAGAATCTTAACTACAGGCACAAGAATCGTAACTGCAGGCTCGAATATCGCAACTGCAGGTAGGAGTATCGTAACTACAGCCCCAAGAATCGTAAATAAAGAATGTCCTGTAACAGGTGATGCTTCAGGTCACTTTAGTTTAAAGGTATTTGATAGTGATGTTTGTTGTTACTGACTTTTTGTTGATTTTGAATTTTGAGTCTTCGTAACTTGGTGGGCCAAATGAGCCTTTGGCATTATTAGAAACTCCGACTCCTTCTTTTGGCATTCCCAAAAAGTTAGTATCGAGCTTGCTGTTGTTGTTTTCATCGTGAACAACTGTTATGACATATTCGCCATCGGTGGTGTCTTTTAATACCAGGGTTGATTTGCCGTTTGTGATTTTGCCAGTGGCGGTATTAATGGCTTTGTTAGGTCCTGCAGAATATCCTTTTTTGGAGTTGTATAAGTAAACTATACATTTTCCCTTGTCGGTTTTTAAGCCGCTGATGTTTATGGTTATTTCGCTGTTTTGGGCATACCCAATGAAGGCTATCATGCCTAATAAGAAAGGGAATATTTTACGTTTCATTTTAATTGTTTTGTAGGTATGGTTTGCGAAATGTGCAATATTGTTATTATATATTCAGTCCAAAATAAATTCCACTAACTATTGTCACCAGCAAACCTGAGTATAAATAACTTTTGGCTTTTCTTTTTTCTGTTAATGTTATGTATTTATAAATTCCAAAAATTAATGGTAATGAAGTTAATATTATGAAGCTAACATTTTCAGTCAACATGGCTTTTTCTGAACTTGCACCAGCACCAGAGCCAAAATGAAGAAAGAAAAATAAAATAAGACCAAAAAAACCTCCATAGACACAAAGTGATTCAATTATAATTAATAGAAAGAATAAGCGTAAGTTCATGTAAGTTTGTTTTCTTGTTAGTATTGTTTTCCCTTATTTATGGGTACGGTTTGCAAAACTCGTTAACGTATGCAACGTTTATTCTTTTACAGTTGTTTCCAGAATATCTTTTGGCGGAATCATTTGATACGGTTTTGCAATATATTCTATTTTATTTTTCAAAGGGTAAGTAATCTTCCAAATAGTTTTGATTTCATTTTTATCAACCTCAAACATTTTTGTTATAATCCATTTTCCATCATTCCATTCAAGTTTGCTTCCGCTTCCACCACCATTACCAATATAAAACTCCGTAATTTTCCTTTGATAAATGTAAAATGTTGGATTTGATAAGTCAGATAATTGTTTGTTTAAAACATAATTATGCTTTGCAATATCGTAAAGGTAAACTCGGATTTTATTTTTTATTCCAGTTCCAGATTGCCCATAATAACCAATTACAAAATCTTTATTATTGTCATAATTTAAGTCAATTAAAGTGTTATAATCAGCAGAAGTAATTTTACTTTCTGCATTAAATGCCTTTAATAACTTTTGGCTTTTAGCTTTTAAAGTCGCTTCGTCAACTTTTTTAGTTTGAGAATTACAATTTATAAAGATAAAGGCAAAAAAAATAAAAGATAATATTCTCATTTCGGTTTTTTAAATTGTGCATAATTCATTTATATGTAATACGATTAAACAAAGCTACCTAGAAACGTTATAACTCTAAAAAAACATTTAGCTCCTGATTGTAATAGTATTCTGCTAATATAGCGAAAATCGAACGGTGTTAAAACAAAAAAACTTCCCTTTTCAGAGAAGTTTCATTTATAAAGAATTTGTTTTTTTAAACGTCATCGTAATCTACTGCGATAGTTTCTGAGGTTGGGTGCGCTTGACAGGTAAGTATTAAACCGTCGGCGATTTCTTTATCAGAAAGAATAGAATTTTTTGTCATTTCGGCTGTTCCGGCTGTAACGCGGGCTAAACAACTGCTGCATATTCCGCCTTGACAGGAATAAGGTGCGTCGATGCCTTGTTTTAGAGCGGCTTCCAGGATGGTTTGCTTTTGTGACATTTCGAAAGTAGTTTCTTCATCATCTACCAAAACGGTGATTTTAGAATGACCTTCTAATGATTTTTCTATTTTATTTTCTTTGGAAGAGGTGGTAAACAATTCGAATTTTATAGCAGAATCTTTTACGTTTTTTTCTTTCAGAATACCAGAAACGGTATTGATCATTTCTTCGGGACCACACAAATAGAATTTATCAAATTCGAGTGCAGCGTGTTTGTTATTCAACACAAAATTCACGGCTGATTTATCGATTCGTCCAAATAATGCATTTTCGGCTTTGGCTTGACTGAACACATAATGTACAAAAAGTCGGCCTACGTATTGCAATTGCAAGTCGTGTAACTCTTGGTAAAAGATGGTTTCTTCGGGAGATTTATTTCCGTAAACTAATACGAAAGAGCTTTTAGGTTCGCTTTTTAAAACGGATTTCAAGATAGAAAGCACGGGAGTGATTCCGCTACCGGCTACAAATGCCACATAGTTTTTTTGGCGGTCAGCCTGAGGTTCAAAAGTAAATTTTCCTTCTGGTTTTCCTACTTCAAGCACATCGCCTGCTTTTAGTTTCGTATTGGCAAACTGGGAGAACAAGCCATTAT
This region of Flavobacterium lacustre genomic DNA includes:
- a CDS encoding outer membrane beta-barrel family protein, translated to MPKITVTIAILLIFSFSAFSQKNKLSGILTAGSEKKPIYNSVVALLTPVDSVLYQFTRSDKAGKFILNNVKPGNYIVMTSHSQYADYLDDITVTTTDKDLGNIALMSKMELLREVVIKTGSIKIKGDTTSYRASDFKVDANANVEELLKKLPGIQVDKNGTIKAMGETVERVLVDGEEFFGDDPGMAVKNLRADAIKEVQVFNKKSDQAEFTGIDDGDTKKTINLKLKEDKKKGYFGKIDGANQPATDADSRYNSNIMVSSFKGKRKLSAFLLNGNTGQDGLSWQDSDKFGAGDGNVSMSMDDDGNVNYEWTGGDNDEEPYVDTQNGFIKNTNAGLQYSNKWNDKHSLNVSPKYNKQSYQNNSSRNTQTQVGDTQLNENRATASHVNRDNFKLNAVYDVKIDSVNTLKFTAKTNFYNTESDEFTTGNTTGSDGLLRNKQERLFTTKSDKESLSASALFKHKFAKARRTLSINSSWSTLNTNADNFLKSANESYEGGVFAFGNEVDQNKIGDKTNQNLALNVAYTEPIGKKFALQLSYQITHNTGNSNFVTYDFSDLTGKYDVVVDSLSNQFKQSITTNKPVLKLSYNAKKINYSFGSGFGFTSFNLQDQTLNKEYNRSFTNFFPTANFSYKYKSNSNLRVNYQGATRQPTIDQLQPLRNNQDFFNQVVGNPDLKQSFTNSISVSNNSYSILTETNFYQSISFRTTSNLISFNRDIDPESAKTITTPINTNGNFSTNLYMGYGFKVKKINMYVNLSPSVNYNKSVNSINKEINNSNILSSNFSVYLSKSKEKKYDINLSNTFSNSRNSTSQNNEVKSFNTNNLGLDVAVYFREKWKLSTDYNLYSRQKTVDFQTNLTNQLWNARFQRTFKNDEFTAYVMVRDILNQNIGINRFVYENTIGEERNDRLRRYAMVGFTWNFKNKNGLEKK
- a CDS encoding GLPGLI family protein, which encodes MKSIYLYLTLFIFTTGSFAQQFVDKAVIEYEVNTNLKKTMTNDSWDEMMKENLSDLKISYYTYTFENNKSVFKFDRWSPKTRIPKHEKEADEENTWFFDFTARKMNIQKQIVGTNFVIEDSIPNIDWKITNEHREIAGYNCRKAVGKIFDDVYVFAFYTDDITITGGPCSINGLPGMILGLSIPRLYTSYIATKIDLKIQDSAIIKPIVAKKTYDFIGLKTLIEEKTKDWYTYGEDKEENKRQKNMFLWNAFL
- a CDS encoding DUF2141 domain-containing protein, encoding MKRKIFPFLLGMIAFIGYAQNSEITINISGLKTDKGKCIVYLYNSKKGYSAGPNKAINTATGKITNGKSTLVLKDTTDGEYVITVVHDENNNSKLDTNFLGMPKEGVGVSNNAKGSFGPPSYEDSKFKINKKSVTTNITIKYL
- a CDS encoding XAC2610-related protein, with the protein product MRILSFIFFAFIFINCNSQTKKVDEATLKAKSQKLLKAFNAESKITSADYNTLIDLNYDNNKDFVIGYYGQSGTGIKNKIRVYLYDIAKHNYVLNKQLSDLSNPTFYIYQRKITEFYIGNGGGSGSKLEWNDGKWIITKMFEVDKNEIKTIWKITYPLKNKIEYIAKPYQMIPPKDILETTVKE
- a CDS encoding ferredoxin--NADP reductase, yielding MPSFLKLIIKEVKRETKDAVSILFNVPEELKPNYTFVAGQYINLRLTLDNQEIRRAYSICSAPESGELRIAVKAVNNGLFSQFANTKLKAGDVLEVGKPEGKFTFEPQADRQKNYVAFVAGSGITPVLSILKSVLKSEPKSSFVLVYGNKSPEETIFYQELHDLQLQYVGRLFVHYVFSQAKAENALFGRIDKSAVNFVLNNKHAALEFDKFYLCGPEEMINTVSGILKEKNVKDSAIKFELFTTSSKENKIEKSLEGHSKITVLVDDEETTFEMSQKQTILEAALKQGIDAPYSCQGGICSSCLARVTAGTAEMTKNSILSDKEIADGLILTCQAHPTSETIAVDYDDV